Proteins encoded within one genomic window of Babesia bigemina genome assembly Bbig001, chromosome : IV:
- a CDS encoding splicing factor, arginine/serine-rich 3, putative: MGSRYESSEGKKVYIGNLNPEATVDDVESLFSKFGTIANVWVARRPPGFAFVTFEDSRDASDAIDELDGTEFKGQNLKVELSKGPRPRHRRDRSRGRDPYSSRRSPRQAHQVPQPQLREGEL; encoded by the exons ATGGGCAGTCGTTACGAGTCCAGCGAAGGCAAGAAGGTCTACATAG GAAACCTGAACCCGGAGGCCACCGTAGACGACGTGGAATCTCTGTTTTCAAAATTCGGCACTATTGCGAACGTATGGGTGGCCCGCAGGCCCCCGGGGTTCGCCTTTGTG ACCTTCGAGGACTCCCGCGACGCAAGTGACGCCATCGACGAATTGGATGGAACCGAGTTCAAGGGCCAAAA CCTGAAGGTTGAACTGTCTAAGGGTCCACGTCCTAGGCATCGCAGGGACCGCAGCAGGGGAAGAGACCCCTATTCTTCTAGACGTAGCCCGAG GCAGGCGCATCAGGTCCCGCAGCCCCAGCTACGGGAGGGCGAGCTCTAG
- a CDS encoding histone H2B.1, putative, whose amino-acid sequence MSGKVPSSKSQAAKKTAGKSLGIRYRRKKRIESFSLYIYKVLKQVHPETGVSKKSMSIMNSFINDIFDRMALEATRLIRYNKKSTLSSREIQTAVRLLLPGELSKHAVSEGTKAVTKYTTSGA is encoded by the coding sequence ATGTCCGGAAAGGTGCCATCGTCGAAGAGCCAAGCGGCCAAGAAAACCGCTGGCAAATCCCTCGGGATCAGGTACCGCCGCAAGAAGCGTATTGAAAGTTTCTCTCTTTACATCTACAAGGTGCTTAAGCAAGTGCACCCCGAGACCGGTGTTTCCAAGAAGTCTATGTCTATCATGAACTCTTTCATCAACGACATTTTCGACCGCATGGCTCTCGAGGCTACCAGGCTCATCAGGTACAACAAGAAGAGCACTCTCAGCTCCCGCGAAATTCAGACCGCCGTACGTCTCTTGCTGCCCGGTGAATTGTCTAAGCACGCCGTGTCTGAGGGAACCAAGGCCGTCACCAAATACACCACCTCTGGAGCCTAA
- a CDS encoding -30S ribosomal protein S5 yields the protein MLYVSSFLLAARGHVQRVLRRKQAPFHQRYDRLPGDQRERVAAMLSDVRYEKCSVARELSDVHQQLASLFNADEARQLLDPSSSSGNATADAAPDTRADINEAYRIHRILRPHAPNFFEEQSFIHLKQRMDNLMQDHKSEDFKELVPADVALDVVALPDPLFSDEGYAVAMSALMDSLIDDVRRLCRALGLDVGTGDSRDPYDRLADFLALKRDGSNVDHWSANVWPKLKPLMAAEFESISEEDVGNWLTSHLERVAHNRALVNRAESSEWYRVKLIVRYDIKRDLPYDGLPYPDALLDERRTGYPIDRAGAYLFGMLQLFAPSSVEGVTKAMLDEYVDALRNIGLKDWFGLRGVDISSVFFGHDAANELPGNTSGSGTQGSFPHKKVTRPMAESCIRIINLFATGNEHVFDAEHWSPASVFKRLSVPGDTADGSGSSPAGNVATPSSGVDSNSSVQTKSVATALSTGDIEDLVGDYIRRVNRVASGQVVREYNRVFDRMVKEELEFQANVGAGTVTDKGIEYKVPAGAQFDAKRNYYVRTREGVDPTLKLENLRSCVLERRRMRTMTKEGRVYFLRVVVAVGDGRGYFGTGVGFGNDLGTARASAVQQALRGMYFIDFDQKEPLTTPVLGQEYGCRVYITPRKMGAGIKTNRKYLPLAYLAGLDNCKLTFHGRSSWITRAKALRKALEQIYSRRTMCNATGMRYVYVGSPGDHTVHWPDKWFIPIAKEYQSKVQQLKNLKRVHFRRHAHRVVMPEEVAPEVPSYARHKFRSPLEIAEQERKHAQYISTTVPKVPPPRGNKGLESSVEQSR from the exons ATGCTTTACGTCAGCTCGTTCCTGCTTGCGGCCCGCGGGCACGTGCAGCGGGTACTCCGCCGCAAGCAGGCCCCGTTCCACCAGCGCTACGACCGACTGCCTGGCGACCAGCGCGAACGCGTGGCTGCAATGCTCAGCGACGTGCGATACGAGAAATGCTCCGTTGCACGCGAACTGAGCGATGTGCATCAACAGTTGGCATCGCTGTTCAACGCCGATGAGGCTCGGCAGCTGCTTGACCCGAGCAGTTCGTCCGGCAATGCGACGGCCGATGCAGCCCC GGACACTCGCGCTGATATTAACGAGGCATATCGCATACATCGCATCCTGCGCCCCCATGCGCCTAACTTTTTCGAGGAGCAGTCGTTCATCCACCTCAAGCAGAGGATGGACAATTTGATGCAGGACCATAAGTCCGAGGACTTCAAGGAGTTGGTCCCGGCGGATGTCGCTTTGGATGTGGTTGCGCTCCCCGATCCCCTATTCTCCGACGAAGGTTACGCTGTAGCTATGTCTGCCC TGATGGATTCCCTTATCGATGACGTCAGGAGGCTGTGCAGAGCGTTAGGTTTGGATGTCGGCACTGGCGACTCCCGCGACCCGTACGATCGCCTGGCGGACTTCCTGGCGCTTAAGCGCGACGGCAGCAATGTCGACCACTGGTCTGCCAATGTCTGGCCCAAACTGAAACCGTTAATGGCCGCAGAATTTGAGTCAATAAGTGAGGAG GACGTCGGGAATTGGCTGACGAGTCATCTCGAGCGCGTGGCGCACAACAGGGCCCTCGTTAACCGAGCAGAAAGCTCCGAATG GTATAGAGTTAAACTTATCGTCAGGTACGACATCAAGAGGGACCTTCCGTACGACG GTCTACCGTACCCAGACGCACTGCTCGACGAGCGCCGTACAGGGTACCCTATCGACCGCGCCGGGGCTTACCTATTTGGGATGCTACAGCTTTTTGCC CCATCATCGGTAGAGGGCGTCACCAAGGCGATGCTTGACGAATATGTGGACGCACTGCGCAACATCGGTTTAAAGGACTGGTTCGGTCTAAGGGGGGTCGACATATCGTCCGTATTCTTCGGCCACGACGCTGCGAACGAGCTCCCGGGGAACACCAGCGGGTCAGGGACGCAGGGCAGCTTCCCTCACAAGAAAGTTACGCGCCCTATGGCGGAATCCTGCATAAGGATTATTAACCTGTTTGCCACTGGGAATGAGCACGTTTTCGATGCTGAGCACTGGTCACCTGCATCCGTTTTCAAGCGTCTGAGCGTGCCCGGCGACACTGCTGATGGTAGTGGTAGCTCCCCGGCCGGTAACGTTGCAACACCGTCGTCGGGAGTAGACTCCAACTCCTCAGTGCAAACCAAAAGCGTCGCAACAGCCTTGTCTACAGGCGATATAGAGGATCTCGTTGGCGATTACATTAGGCGTGTGAACCGAGTGGCCAGCGGCCAGGTGGTGCGTGAATATAACCGCGTGTTCGACCGCATGGTCAAGGAGGAACTTGAGTTCCAGGCCAATGTCGGTGCTGGCACCGTCACCGACAAGGGCATCGAGTACAAGGTTCCGGCGGGGGCGCAGTTCGACGCTAAGCGAAACTACTACGTCCGTACACGGGAGGGCGTTGACCCTACACTCAAACTCGAGAATCTGCGATCGTGCGTTCTTGAGCGGCGCCGCATGCGCACCATGACCAAAGAAGGACGCGTGTACTTTTTGCGCGTGGTAGTTGCAGTCGGTGACGGCCGCGGCTACTTCGGCACTGGCGTTGGTTTCGGGAACGACCTCGGCACCGCGCGTGCCAGCGCCGTccagcaggcgctgcgtggAATGTACTTCATCGACTTCGATCAGAAGGAGCCGCTTACGACTCCAGTGTTGGGGCAAGAGTACGGTTGCCGTGTCTACATAACTCCCAGGAAAATGGGCGCTGGCATCAAGACCAACCGAAAGTACTTGCCCCTGGCATATTTGGCCGGGCTTGACAACTGCAAGTTGACTTTTCACGGGCGCTCGTCGTGGATAACTCGCGCCAAGGCGTTGCGAAAGGCCTTGGAGCAGATATATTCCCGTCGCACAATGTGCAACGCTACTGGCATGCGGTACGTGTACGTCGGGAGCCCTGGCGACCACACAGTGCACTGGCCCGACAAGTGGTTCATTCCCATCGCCAAGGAGTACCAGTCGAAGGTCCAGCAGCTGAAGAATCTAAAGCGCGTCCACTTCCGGCGGCACGCGCACCGCGTCGTTATGCCAGAGGAGGTGGCACCCGAGGTTCCGAGCTATGCTAGGCACAAGTTCAGGTCACCTCTGGAGATAGCTGAGCAGGAGCGCAAGCACGCCCAGTACATTTCGACTACCGTGCCCAAGGTACCTCCGCCACGTGGGAATAAGGGATTAGAGTCATCCGTGGAGCAGTCCAGATGA
- a CDS encoding heat shock protein 60, putative yields MVNRGQLARSVFHAQRRFFAKEVKHSVECRQGLLSGVNRLVDAVSVTLGPKGRNVVIAQPYGAPKITKDGVTVAKAIEFSDKLENLGAQLVRQVSSNTNDKAGDGTTTAAVLARAIFQRGCRAVDAGLNPMDLLRGINMAVECVVKYLDSIKKEVTTSDEILNVATISANGDRVVGQLITDAMEKVGKEGTITVVEGKTLQHELEVVEGMKWDKGYISPHFVTSVKDMKVEFDNPYIFLSNEKISNVKQILPVLEHVLQQQAPLLIVSEDVDGEALAVLIVNKLRLGLKVCAVKPPGFGEHRKATMEDLAAMTGAVLAGENNFTVDGDLVGTLGRAKSATVTREHTILVEGLGQKKDVEERCDGIRAMLKVCDSTYESDKLKERLARLTGGVAIIRVGGASEVEVGETRDRVDDALCATKAAVEGGIVPGGGSALLHGSKRLADLQTKNYDQKVGVDIVREAVQAPVKQIAQNAGFEGSVVAERLLQSNDVTHGFNAQMGEYCDLVAAGIIDPTKVVRTALTDAASVASLMTTSEVAIFDARKDKEANDEGMQQPMY; encoded by the coding sequence ATGGTGAACCGGGGTCAGTTGGCACGCAGCGTATTCCACGCACAGCGTCGCTTTTTTGCGAAGGAAGTGAAGCACTCGGTCGAGTGTCGCCAGGGCCTTCTCAGCGGTGTCAACCGCCTTGTGGACGCCGTGTCTGTGACCCTGGGTCCCAAGGGGCGCAACGTGGTGATTGCGCAGCCATACGGTGCGCCGAAGATCACGAAGGACGGCGTCACAGTCGCCAAAGCGATTGAATTTTCGGACAAGCTGGAGAATCTTGGCGCCCAGCTGGTGCGCCAGGTGTCTTCTAACACGAACGACAAGGCCGGCGACGGTACGACAACGGCAGCGGTCTTGGCTCGTGCCATCTTCCAGCGCGGCTGCCGCGCCGTGGATGCCGGGTTAAACCCTATGGACCTGCTGCGCGGCATAAACATGGCCGTGGAGTGCGTTGTAAAGTACCTCGATTCCATTAAGAAGGAGGTGACCACCAGCGACGAGAtcctcaacgtcgccaccATCTCGGCGAACGGCGACCGCGTGGTCGGCCAGCTGATTACCGACGCCATGGAAAAGGTCGGCAAGGAGGGCACCATCACGGTGGTCGAGGGCAAGACCCTGCAGCACGAGCTCGAGGTTGTCGAGGGCATGAAGTGGGACAAAGGCTACATCTCCCCTCACTTCGTGACCAGCGTGAAGGACATGAAGGTCGAATTCGACAACCCTTACATTTTCCTCAGCAACGAGAAGATTTCCAATGTGAAGCAGATCCTGCCCGTGCTCGAGCatgtgctgcagcagcaggcgcCTCTGCTGATAGTCTCCGAGGACGTCGACGGCGAGGCTCTGGCCGTGCTGATCGTGAACAAGCTGCGCCTGGGCCTCAAGGTCTGCGCTGTGAAACCGCCGGGTTTCGGCGAGCACCGTAAGGCGACCATGGAGGACCTCGCTGCTATGACCGGCGCCGTCTTGGCCGGCGAAAACAATTTCACGGTGGACGGCGACCTCGTTGGCACTCTGGGTCGTGCTAAGAGCGCGACCGTGACCCGTGAGCACACTATACTGGTAGAAGGCCTCGGGCAGAAGAAGGATGTCGAGGAGCGCTGTGACGGCATCCGCGCGATGCTCAAGGTCTGCGACTCGACCTACGAGTCGGACAAGTTGAAGGAGCGTTTGGCGCGTCTCACCGGCGGCGTCGCTATCATCCGCGTCGGTGGCGCTAGTGAGGTGGAGGTGGGCGAGACCCGCGACCGCGTTGACGACGCGCTGTGCGCCACCAAGGCGGCAGTTGAGGGGGGCATCGTCCCGGGTGGCGGCAGTGCGCTGCTCCACGGCTCGAAGCGGTTGGCAGACCTGCAGACCAAGAACTACGACCAGAAGGTGGGCGTGGACATCGTCCGCGAGGCCGTGCAGGCGCCCGTCAAGCAAATTGCGCAGAACGCCGGATTCGAAGGCTCAGTGGTGGCCGAGCGCTTGCTCCAGTCGAACGACGTGACCCACGGCTTCAACGCGCAAATGGGCGAGTACTGCGACCTGGTGGCCGCTGGCATCATCGACCCTACGAAGGTCGTGAGAACCGCCCTGACCGACGCCGCGTCCGTCGCCTCGCTGATGACCACCTCTGAGGTCGCCATATTCGATGCGCGCAAAGACAAGGAGGCAAACGACGAGGGCATGCAGCAGCCCATGTACTAG
- a CDS encoding -Poly(A) RNA polymerase GLD2, which produces MTRAMCKESVKVAWSRVLHSHVYGAALRLLDQFVRLERKQFQYCRSAKLSSARAVDIKDENRGTDKLENQIEDDAYARETFNGDASSHYPFNLADVDRRRNWRTAFSPFKKRAAEIKHVSANQGRSICQDVDLKSIKIAGENESVSTEASRKGGVTGSGTAERSSEPSYTNKSALTAEQQSLRNKSIASCIESYLRERLNPKCSVGVFGSAINGLWTDASDLDICVQIPNVTSRSAIIRNLRRIAFLLQPLAPGRAFENRFTAKIPILHWKNEKPNKRIGDPLIQSLGSSIDISVNNVLAISNSALLGTYVACDSRVKDLVLALKKWARCRDLNDRSKGTLGSFALSLMAIHFLQRCNPPVLVSLQDLAIADNESPKYVSGIDVRFTTNMRRIKEELNWASKGVPNGMTVAELLQAFFYYFGWTYTKNTQLPICIRSVDFQYMDTPLSFAHKSAGIDLDEKFMHVDNPFEVGVDVANISFHQRIRIVTELRRAYQILRAGGSYDDILAG; this is translated from the coding sequence ATGACGAGAGCGATGTGCAAGGAATCCGTAAAGGTCGCGTGGTCCAGAGTGCTACACAGCCATGTTTACGGCGCCGCACTAAGGCTACTAGATCAGTTCGTACGTTTGGAGCGGAAACAATTCCAATATTGTCGATCGGCGAAGCTATCGTCCGCACGGGCTGTGGACATCAAAGATGAGAATCGAGGAACGGACAAATTGGAAAACCAGATAGAGGACGATGCGTACGCACGTGAAACGTTTAATGGTGATGCTTCCTCTCATTATCCGTTCAATTTGGCGGATGTGGATCGGAGAAGGAATTGGAGAACAGCATTCTCCCCTTTTAAAAAACGGGCGGCTGAAATTAAACACGTCTCCGCCAATCAAGGAAGGAGCATCTGCCAAGATGTGGATTTAAAATCAATAAAAATCGCTGGTGAAAACGAATCCGTGTCAACTGAGGCAAGCCGCAAAGGCGGAGTCACGGGTAGTGGGACTGCCGAACGATCTTCAGAGCCCAGCTACACCAATAAGTCCGCGCTAACTGCCGAACAGCAATCCCTGCGCAATAAGAGTATCGCCAGTTGCATCGAATCATACCTGAGGGAAAGGCTCAACCCCAAGTGCTCTGTCGGCGTATTCGGAAGCGCCATTAACGGGCTTTGGACTGACGCCAGCGACCTCGATATATGCGTTCAAATACCCAACGTGACTTCTAGAAGCGCAATTATTCGTAATCTAAGGCGCATTGCGTTCCTATTGCAACCGTTGGCTCCAGGGAGGGCCTTTGAAAACAGGTTCACGGCAAAGATACCCATATTGCATtggaaaaacgaaaaaccTAACAAAAGAATCGGCGATCCGCTTATACAATCGTTAGGTAGCTCCATAGATATTTCGGTGAACAACGTTCTCGCCATATCAAATTCCGCGCTACTAGGGACATACGTTGCATGTGACTCCAGAGTAAAGGACCTGGTTTTGGCTCTCAAAAAATGGGCGCGATGCCGAGACCTTAACGACCGATCTAAGGGGACGCTAGGTTCATTCGCGCTCTCGTTAATGGCGATACATTTTCTACAACGGTGTAACCCGCCAGTTTTGGTGTCGCTACAAGACTTGGCCATCGCAGACAACGAATCACCAAAGTATGTTAGTGGAATTGATGTTAGGTTCACAACAAACATGCGACGCATAAAAGAAGAACTTAACTGGGCATCGAAAGGTGTACCAAATGGAATGACTGTTGCCGAATTATTGCAAGCATTCTTCTATTACTTCGGTTGGACGTACACCAAAAACACACAACTGCCCATTTGTATCCGCAGCGTTGATTTCCAATACATGGATACTCCTCTGTCTTTTGCGCATAAATCAGCGGGAATTGACTTAGATGAAAAGTTCATGCACGTTGATAACCCTTTCGAGGTGGGTGTTGACGTGGCTAACATTTCGTTCCACCAGCGTATCCGCATCGTGACGGAGCTGCGGCGAGCGTACCAAATACTGCGGGCGGGCGGCAGCTACGACGACATACTGGCCGGGTGA
- a CDS encoding -Thioredoxin domain-containing protein 9 yields MAPTHKESELVRKVHDNVLAALLQKEREVEDELESIRHVESKIAHMRDEDALERFREARLQALKETHAKRLEFMNKGYGKLVDVHSDSDFFDVCRNAHYVVAHFYRPTTVRSQYLDGKMHELCQTYFDTKFIRVNAERTPFLCERFNIWCIPTVSEAYDSLDCVQLMIIIGGKTNHSIIGFDEFGGDGFTLDEFASALKKRGILPPDAENARNKHAE; encoded by the exons ATGGCGCCGACGCATAAGGAATCCGAGCTGGTGAGGAAGGTACACGACAACGTCCTGGCGGCGCTGTTGCAGAAGGAGCGTGAGGTGGAGGACGAGCTGGAAAGTATCAGGCACGTGGAGAGCAAGATAGCTCACATGCGCGACGAAGACGCACTTGAGCGGTTCAGGGAAGCGAGGCTGCAGGCGCTCAAGGAGACGCACGCCAAGCGACTGGAGTTCATGAACAAGGGATACGGCAAACTGGTCGACGTGCACTCTGACTCGGATTTCTTTGACGTATGCAGGAACGCGCATTACGTG GTGGCGCACTTCTACAGGCCTACGACCGTCAGGTCGCAGTACCTGGACGGTAAGATGCACGAGCTGTGCCAGACGTACTTCGACACCAAGTTTATCAGGGTCAACGCCGAGCGCACGCCCTTCCTCTGCGAGCGCTTCAACATCTGGTGCATTCCCACGGTGAGCGAAGCGTACGACAGCTTAGACTGCGTGCAGCTCATGATCATCATCGGCGGCAAGACCAACCACAGCATCATCGGCTTCGACGAGTTCGGAG GTGACGGCTTCACGCTTGACGAATTCGCTAGCGCCCTTAAAAAGCGCGGAATACTGCCGCCGGACGCAGAGAACGCACGGAACAAACACGCCGAATAA
- a CDS encoding methionine aminopeptidase, putative, with translation MDSGRVCCGCSKNTKSTLACPVCRTKGNIKIFCSQSCFKSNWTTHNVIHELEPSAADVPGDKWDISLDPKLRRFRNFRFTGNLRPWPTTPQKTVPSHIACPDYAHDGNPKSEFDLKSAGTIRENSPEEIKLIRKACILGRKALDYAASLIAPGVTTDEIDTKVHDFIVKHNAYPSPLNYYGFPKSICTSVNEVVCHGIPDSRPLKDGDIINIDISVYLNGVHSDLNETYFVGEVDEDSRRLVTGTYVALMDTIKQCKPGMYYREIGNLINHIADDYNHYAGRLLRVTNMRKHFIRLACEAEVLMLYRLSVVRTYCGHGVGVEFHSLPNIPHYRKNKAIGILRPGHVFTIEPMLNLGGWRDVKWPDDWTAVTSDGKRSAQFEHTLLVTETGVEILTKRLPTSPPLQFDI, from the exons ATGGACAGTGGAAGGGTGTGCTGCGGTTGCAGCAAAAACACGAAAAGCACCCTAGCTTGCCCTGTCTGTAGAACGAAGGGTAACATCAAAATTTTTTGCTCTCAAAGTTGTTTTAAATCCAATTGGACAACTCACAATGTAATTCATGAG TTGGAGCCTTCAGCCGCAGATGTGCCCGGTGATAAGTGGGATATAAGCTTAGATCCGAAACTGAG GCGTTTCCGAAACTTTCGCTTCACTGGTAATTTACGACCATGGCCGACAACCCCTCAAAAGACTGTTCCTTCACACATAGCATGCCCAGATTATGCGCATGATGGTAACCCTAAATCTGAATTCGACCTCAAGAGCGCCGGAACAATACGAGAGAATAGCCCCGAGGAAATAAAG TTGATAAGGAAAGCGTGTATCTTGGGAAGGAAAGCATTGGATTACGCTGCCAGTTTGATAGCTCCAGGCGTAACCACCGATGAGATTGACACTAAAGTGCACGATTTCATCGTGAAACACAACGCATATCCGTCGCCTCTAAACTACTACGGATTTCCGAAGTCGATATGCAC GTCCGTCAACGAGGTTGTATGCCATGGCATACCTGACTCAAG GCCACTAAAGGATGGTGATATAATAAATATCGACATTTCCGTGTACTTAAATGGGGTACATAGCGATCTGAATGAGACCTATTTCGTCGGTGAGGTTGATGAGGACTCCCGGCGCCTGGTTACTGGAACCTACGTGGCATTGATGGACACCATCAAACAATGTAAGCCGGGCATGTATTATCGCGAGATCGGAAACCTGATTAACCATATAGCCGATGACTACAA CCATTATGCTGGACGCCTGCTGCGCGTGACCAATATGCGCAAACATTTTATCCGATTGGCGTGCGAAGCCGAGGTGCTCATGCTTTACAGGCTTTCTGTTGTGAGGACATACTGTGGACACGGTGTGGGTGTAGAGTTTCACTCGCTACCTAACATCCCGCATTATCGCAAGAATAAGGCGATTGGTATACTACGACCCGGGCACGTTTTCACTATTGAGCCCATGTTGAACCTAG GCGGTTGGCGTGACGTCAAGTGGCCCGACGACTGGACTGCTGTGACCAGTGATGGAAAACGATCTGCTCAGTTTGAGCACACTCTGCTAGTGACGGAAACAG GCGTTGAAATTTTGACTAAGCGTTtgcctacatcgccgccgctgcAATTTGATATATGA
- a CDS encoding single stranded G-strand telomeric DNA-binding protein, putative produces the protein MSQNSNCRVYVGNLSWKVKWQDLKDHMKQVGEVVRADIIEDYDGKSKGCGLVEFADEETALRAMRELNDTMIYDRPIFIREDREGPQSFRGGRRGPNRDWKQSGGGNGTGEPAGVCVLVTNIQWRTSWQDLKDLFKTCAPVNRVDILTREDGKSKGVAKVYFQNEEDANRAISTFNDYLLDGRKISVKFEQH, from the exons ATGTCGCAG AACAGCAACTGCCGGGTATACGTTGGAAACCTGTCATGGAAGGTAAAGTGGCAAGACCTGAAGGACCACATGAAACAAGTCGGAGAAGTCGTAAGAGCCGACATTATCGAAGACTATGACGGCAAGTCCAAG GGTTGTGGCCTAGTGGAGTTCGCAGATGAAGAAACTGCTCTCAGGGCAATGAGGGAATTAAACGACACAATGATATATG ACCGCCCAATATTCATAAGGGAAGATCGGGAGGGACCGCAAAGTTTCCGTGGAGGGAGGCGCGGTCCGAACAGAGACTGGAAGCAATCCGG AGGTGGAAATGGCACGGGTGAACCAGCTGGGGTATGTGTACTGGTCACCAACATCCAATGGAGGACGTCCTGGCAAGATTTAAAAGATCTTTTCAAGACGTGCGCGCCAGTAAACAG GGTTGATATCTTAACCAGGGAGGACGGCAAATCCAAAGGTGTTGCAAAAGTCTACTTCCAAAATGAGGAGGACGCAAATAGAGCTATCAGCACTTTCAACGATTACCTTCTTGATGGAAGGAAAATCAGCGTAAAGTTCGAACAGCACTGA
- a CDS encoding -PPPDE peptidase domain-containing protein 1, whose product MSEDLSTVGKMEGPQLIIVDATKVEKDGDKRIFGDIKNVSSTGLNFVTLKHIPATITSIVSGSSISPQIIEHTMDSAKMLDLTKLRTGSNTPETAISPREPIAVPNDISAEHVINMSKVVTRIGDGSARRTGDFNSPRSFHIAEQFKMIHSKISPTVSNASGTVPISGAAKNATTPYILTAREITRNTDVPSLDSTRMIRRGYSDDVAMMLKKGSNRLIKTHSHSSPRGKDSPAEYGHVYLNIYDLEAVNRVVNVVAGTFGAGAYHAGVEIYGYEYNFGYTPQGGSGIVQSHPRFHSSHKYRKSIDLGKTKFSPREVLQIIESLKPMWLGSSYDILKKNCLNFADALCKKLGVGSIPSWVMGLQNKINWTRDSLQSGAAKLKQFDEAVGISRAFGTLSRKLTGECAGGNN is encoded by the exons ATGTCCGAAGATTTGTCGACGGTAGGAAAAATG GAGGGTCCGCAACTCATCATTGTCGACGCCACAAAAGTAGAAAAGGACGGAGATAAACGGATATTTGGTGACATAAAAAATGTGTCCAGTACTGGGCTGAATTTTGTCACATTAAAGCACATTCCGGCCACTATTACCAGCATAGTGTCAGGCTCCAGCATCTCCCCTCAAATAATCGAGCACACGATGGACAGTGCAAAAATGCTCGATCTTACAAAGTTGCGCACAGGATCGAACACACCCGAAACCGCAATAAGTCCGCGAGAACCGATCGCCGTTCCAAATGACATATCGGCGGAACACGTGATAAACATGAGCAAGGTTGTCACAAGAATCGGTGACGGCTCTGCCAGGCGGACAGGCGATTTTAACTCGCCCAGAAGCTTCCATATCGCCGAACAGTTCAAAATGATCCATTCTAAGATATCGCCGACCGTCTCCAACGCGTCCGGCACTGTGCCGATATCCGGAGCCGCAAAAAACGCCACCACTCCGTACATTTTGACGGCGCGGGAGATAACACGTAACACCGACGTACCGTCCTTAGATAGTACTCGGATGATCAGAAGAGGCTACAGTGACGATGTAGCTATGATGCTGAAGAAAGGCTCGAACAGGCTTATCAAGACACACAGTCACAGCAGTCCAAGAGGTAAAGACTCGCCCGCTGAGTACGGACACGTATATCTCAACATATACGACCTGGAGGCCGTCAACCGAGTTGTCAACGTCGTAGCTGGTACTTTCGGTGCCGGCGCATACCACGCTGGCGTAGAAATTTACGGCTACGAGTACAACTTCGGGTATACGCCGCAGGGCGGTTCGGGGATAGTACAGTCACACCCGAGATTCCATTCATCGCACAAGTATCGCAAAAGCATTGATCTCGGCAAAACGAAATTCTCACCCAGGGAGGTATTGCAAATCATTGAGTCACTAAAGCCTATGTGGCTAGGGTCGTCGTACGACATCTTGAAGAA GAACTGTCTCAACTTTGCCGATGCACTCTGTAAGAAACTGGGCGTTGGAAGCATACCCAGCTGGGTCATGGGACTGCAAAACAAAATAAACTGGACTAGGGATAGCCTGCAGAGCGGGGCTGCCAAACTTAAG CAATTTGACGAAGCCGTCGGCATAAGCCGCGCGTTCGGCACCCTGTCTAGAAAGCTGACAGGAGAATGTGCCGGGGGAAACAACTAG